A stretch of Paenibacillus sp. URB8-2 DNA encodes these proteins:
- a CDS encoding zinc ribbon domain-containing protein YjdM, producing the protein MSNLPNCPKCNSEYTYEDRSLYVCPECAHEWTLESEPETAQDQRIIKDANGNILNDGDTVTVIKDLKVKGSSSVLKVGTKVKNIRLVDGDHDIDCKIDGFGAMSLKSEFVKKV; encoded by the coding sequence TTGTCTAATTTGCCAAATTGTCCAAAATGTAATTCCGAATATACGTATGAAGATCGAAGTCTTTATGTTTGCCCGGAATGTGCTCATGAGTGGACTTTAGAATCCGAACCCGAGACTGCTCAAGATCAAAGAATTATCAAAGATGCGAACGGGAATATCTTAAACGATGGCGACACGGTGACCGTAATCAAAGACCTTAAAGTAAAAGGAAGTTCATCCGTCTTAAAAGTAGGCACAAAAGTGAAAAATATACGTTTAGTTGACGGGGATCATGATATTGATTGTAAAATTGACGGGTTTGGAGCTATGAGTTTGAAATCTGAATTTGTAAAAAAGGTATAG
- a CDS encoding ATP-binding protein, which translates to MFETLLLNFLFLLFPVVIVLIFFENKPRSYNRKMLLILSAVTMILCIAKPIKLEMGFIFDLRYIPFIIVALFGGYKNVLPLYLILNICRFYVGGAGTVHSFFYSTAVLILVPLFSKKFLKLDSKSRILCATVISFLTMGFYLIILSMIMGTLDRQFWILTLDALTTHVGVMGIIMLLIEKIITNIKNRDRILQSERLNVVSELAASVSHEIRNPLTVTSGFLQLLNKSNTVTPTEKGYIELSLQELNRAEKIVSDYLSFAKPQSENMVYSNMKAESEYTKNLILPYATIHQVEVQFSFNNSLNKSYDRNQIQQCLINLYKNGIEAMKDKGGGTLVIDISERKQNIIISIQDTGIGMTKEEISRLGKPYYSTKEEGTGLGMLMAYSTINKVKGMIEVDSEKGKGTTFVITIPT; encoded by the coding sequence TTGTTTGAGACCTTACTGTTGAATTTCTTGTTTTTACTCTTTCCGGTTGTAATCGTTCTAATTTTTTTTGAAAATAAACCGCGTTCCTATAATAGAAAAATGCTCCTTATACTATCGGCAGTAACGATGATTCTTTGTATTGCCAAACCGATTAAGCTGGAAATGGGATTTATTTTTGATTTAAGATACATCCCGTTTATTATAGTGGCCCTTTTTGGAGGGTACAAGAATGTTCTCCCGTTATATTTAATATTAAATATCTGCCGGTTCTATGTAGGCGGCGCCGGAACGGTTCATTCGTTTTTCTATTCAACGGCTGTATTAATTTTGGTACCCTTATTCAGTAAAAAGTTTTTGAAACTGGATTCTAAAAGTCGAATACTATGTGCAACCGTTATTTCTTTTCTTACCATGGGATTTTACCTGATCATTTTAAGTATGATTATGGGGACATTGGATAGACAATTCTGGATTCTCACCTTGGATGCATTAACGACTCATGTTGGTGTGATGGGGATCATTATGCTCTTAATAGAGAAGATCATTACCAATATTAAAAATCGTGACCGGATCTTACAATCGGAAAGATTAAATGTCGTTAGTGAGCTTGCGGCCAGCGTTTCACATGAAATAAGAAATCCTCTTACGGTTACCAGTGGGTTTTTACAACTTTTAAATAAATCAAATACTGTAACACCGACGGAAAAAGGATATATAGAATTATCTTTGCAAGAACTAAATCGAGCTGAAAAAATAGTGAGTGATTATCTTTCATTTGCCAAGCCACAATCCGAAAATATGGTTTATTCCAACATGAAGGCCGAGTCAGAGTATACAAAAAATCTCATTTTACCTTATGCCACCATCCATCAAGTAGAGGTCCAATTTAGTTTCAATAACTCGTTAAATAAAAGCTATGATAGGAACCAAATCCAGCAGTGTTTAATTAATCTCTATAAAAACGGTATTGAAGCAATGAAAGACAAGGGCGGCGGTACTCTGGTCATTGATATATCGGAAAGAAAGCAAAATATCATTATCAGTATCCAGGACACAGGAATTGGAATGACAAAGGAAGAAATATCACGTCTGGGCAAGCCCTATTATTCTACCAAAGAAGAAGGAACGGGTCTTGGCATGCTCATGGCCTACAGTACAATCAATAAAGTTAAAGGGATGATTGAAGTCGACAGTGAAAAAGGCAAAGGCACAACATTTGTTATAACCATTCCTACTTGA
- a CDS encoding chromate transporter, translated as MDANQQEAPKYAQKGRVATLLEVLSVSTKLGLTSFGGPIAHLGYFHNEYIRRRKWMDERSYADLVALCQFLPGPASSQVGIGIGILRAGLLGGVVAWLGFTLPSVIALVAFAFLLQGYDIAGSGWIHGLKIVAVAIVAQAILGMGQKLTPDRHRVTIAVAAAAVALSWHTAYSQVLIIIAAGAVGLCLYRKNNAAGAADLQIGISRTVAVCCLALFVGLLVALPLLRTPGETGWLAMFDSFYRSGSLVFGGGHVVLPLLEREVVPTGWVSQADFLAGYGAAQAVPGPLFTFAGYLGAMAGGITGAVVATLGIFLPAFLLVVGALPFWNGIRNSPKIQGVLVGVNAAVVGILLAALYDPLWTTAILEPMDFALAAILFIMLVFWKLPPWMVVLAGAAGGMLLGLM; from the coding sequence ATGGATGCAAATCAGCAAGAAGCGCCGAAATATGCTCAAAAGGGAAGAGTTGCGACTCTTCTGGAAGTGCTGAGTGTTTCTACAAAACTCGGACTCACCTCATTTGGGGGACCTATCGCACATCTTGGTTACTTTCATAATGAGTACATACGCCGCCGAAAATGGATGGATGAACGAAGCTACGCCGACCTCGTAGCCCTGTGCCAGTTTCTCCCCGGTCCCGCCAGCAGCCAGGTTGGAATTGGCATCGGAATATTAAGGGCAGGGCTCCTTGGAGGGGTTGTTGCATGGCTTGGTTTCACACTGCCGTCAGTCATTGCGCTAGTAGCGTTTGCCTTCCTGCTTCAAGGTTACGATATCGCGGGCTCAGGATGGATTCATGGACTGAAGATCGTAGCGGTAGCGATTGTAGCTCAGGCCATTCTCGGAATGGGGCAAAAGCTCACGCCCGACCGGCATAGAGTGACCATCGCCGTTGCTGCTGCTGCGGTTGCATTGTCCTGGCATACAGCTTACAGTCAAGTGCTTATTATTATTGCTGCGGGGGCTGTCGGCTTGTGTCTGTATCGAAAAAACAACGCGGCGGGGGCGGCGGACCTTCAGATTGGGATTAGCCGGACCGTTGCCGTTTGCTGCCTCGCTTTATTTGTTGGCCTGCTTGTGGCGCTCCCGCTTCTCAGAACGCCGGGGGAAACGGGCTGGCTCGCAATGTTTGACAGCTTTTATCGTTCCGGTTCTTTGGTGTTCGGCGGAGGGCATGTCGTGCTCCCTCTTCTGGAACGGGAAGTTGTTCCGACTGGGTGGGTTAGCCAAGCGGATTTCCTGGCGGGTTACGGGGCGGCTCAGGCGGTTCCGGGACCGCTATTTACCTTTGCAGGCTACCTTGGAGCCATGGCCGGGGGGATAACAGGCGCGGTCGTTGCGACGCTCGGCATTTTCTTACCGGCATTTCTGCTTGTTGTCGGCGCGCTCCCATTTTGGAATGGGATAAGAAACAGTCCGAAAATCCAAGGAGTATTGGTAGGGGTCAATGCGGCTGTGGTCGGCATTTTGCTGGCGGCTCTGTACGATCCGCTGTGGACTACCGCTATCTTGGAACCGATGGATTTTGCCCTGGCGGCTATTTTGTTCATTATGCTGGTCTTTTGGAAGCTACCACCCTGGATGGTTGTACTCGCCGGCGCTGCGGGTGGAATGCTGCTGGGACTGATGTAA
- a CDS encoding alpha/beta-type small acid-soluble spore protein, producing the protein MARRKRKYAVPGVEQDMQTFKANVMKREGYAVDPNRPDDVKYEVAKELGVPLQPGENGGLTTEAVGHVGGKIGGSMVREMIRLAQEQLAGREQR; encoded by the coding sequence ATGGCAAGAAGAAAGAGGAAATATGCGGTGCCAGGGGTGGAGCAGGATATGCAGACTTTCAAAGCCAATGTAATGAAGCGCGAAGGATATGCTGTTGATCCGAATCGGCCGGATGACGTGAAATACGAAGTGGCTAAAGAGCTTGGTGTACCTCTGCAGCCAGGTGAAAATGGGGGCCTGACTACAGAAGCGGTGGGTCATGTCGGCGGCAAAATTGGCGGCTCCATGGTTCGGGAAATGATCCGTCTCGCCCAAGAGCAATTAGCGGGCAGGGAGCAACGATAG
- a CDS encoding NAD(P)/FAD-dependent oxidoreductase, producing MKIAIMGAGLSGLACALTLEKHGIQPSIFEKRSMAGDRFVNGEVLLSIMTRPVHDSIASLSDQFGIFLQPTANIRTMNVYSKNKAAVLEGELGYSNVRGRNDRSFEAQLARQLKSPIHFHSMKTYEDLLQDYTHVVVATGDASYAKQSRNFREDLTVSIKGATVEGNFDLYTVMTWMDYDLGPYGYGYLIPFSEKEANIVVAIPDIPKNKNTSTDQLWEPFYTKVQSLLGQDLPITDQFQITQYPIGICQSARLGNTFYVGNCFGSMMPFMGFGQYTSLLTGVYAAYDLCGQGSYEELTQPLRQSYENSLVLRRAMEQLKNNDLDRIIHLLGGYWGKKLSQTKHIDLLKIAGYLLRPYLKITSCKPPKN from the coding sequence ATGAAAATTGCAATTATGGGTGCGGGACTTTCCGGATTAGCATGTGCGTTGACTCTGGAGAAACACGGGATTCAGCCAAGCATATTCGAAAAACGCAGTATGGCCGGGGACCGATTCGTCAACGGGGAAGTTCTTCTTTCCATCATGACTCGGCCCGTTCATGACAGCATAGCTTCACTTTCGGACCAGTTCGGTATATTTCTTCAACCTACGGCGAATATACGGACAATGAATGTCTACTCCAAAAACAAAGCGGCGGTACTGGAGGGGGAGCTTGGCTATTCAAACGTAAGAGGGAGAAATGACCGTTCGTTTGAAGCACAGTTGGCAAGACAGTTAAAATCGCCCATTCATTTTCATTCGATGAAAACTTATGAGGATTTACTTCAAGACTATACGCATGTCGTTGTGGCCACCGGAGACGCAAGCTACGCCAAACAATCAAGAAATTTTCGGGAGGATCTGACAGTATCGATTAAAGGAGCGACAGTGGAGGGAAACTTCGATCTCTACACGGTCATGACCTGGATGGATTATGATCTGGGCCCCTATGGATACGGATATCTGATACCCTTTTCAGAAAAAGAAGCGAATATCGTCGTAGCGATTCCTGATATACCCAAGAACAAAAATACAAGTACCGATCAGTTATGGGAACCATTTTATACAAAAGTACAATCCTTGCTCGGACAAGACTTACCGATTACCGATCAATTTCAGATCACTCAATATCCGATAGGGATATGCCAAAGCGCAAGATTAGGCAATACCTTTTACGTTGGAAATTGTTTTGGAAGCATGATGCCCTTTATGGGATTCGGACAATATACGTCATTACTTACAGGGGTATACGCCGCCTATGACTTGTGTGGACAGGGCAGTTACGAGGAGTTGACCCAACCTTTGCGTCAAAGCTATGAGAATTCTCTTGTCCTGCGCAGAGCCATGGAACAGCTTAAGAATAATGACCTGGATCGGATCATTCATTTGCTGGGCGGGTATTGGGGAAAAAAACTGTCCCAAACCAAACACATCGACCTGTTAAAAATTGCGGGTTATTTGCTGCGGCCATACTTGAAAATAACTTCCTGTAAACCTCCAAAAAACTAA
- a CDS encoding DUF6526 family protein, translated as MSQQSQNYQNHRRIHPLFHVLLTLMTAGLFISAVVELMRSLKAGSQVFPAVLFLIISIMFIVIFLVVRSYPLKAQDRAIRAEENLRHYVLTQKLLDPRLNVKQIVALRFASDEEFPSLCKKAAADQLSPDAIKKSIQKWRVDDYRI; from the coding sequence ATGAGTCAGCAATCTCAAAACTATCAAAATCATCGGAGAATACATCCTCTTTTTCACGTTTTGCTTACCCTTATGACCGCAGGTTTGTTTATCTCTGCTGTAGTAGAGCTGATGAGATCATTGAAAGCGGGAAGTCAAGTTTTTCCTGCAGTTCTTTTTCTAATTATTTCTATAATGTTCATCGTTATTTTTCTAGTCGTTCGCTCTTATCCTTTAAAGGCACAGGATCGAGCGATACGAGCCGAAGAAAATCTCCGGCACTATGTATTGACTCAAAAGCTGCTGGATCCGAGGCTTAACGTAAAGCAAATTGTAGCTTTGCGATTTGCCTCCGATGAGGAATTTCCTTCACTTTGCAAGAAAGCGGCAGCAGATCAGTTGTCACCCGACGCCATTAAAAAGTCTATCCAAAAGTGGAGAGTCGACGACTACAGAATCTAG
- the infC gene encoding translation initiation factor IF-3, which yields MAVFINEQIKASEVVLTGLRGENLGIVSREEALAMARSEKADLVCTSLMSSPPPCSLVSKGTGKTAAKKNAAAHKTDAGRGTGGSGKEKVKELRFTAYIEEHDYDTKLRQADKHLRSGKPVQLVVKASGAKEGLAAKAVLERLLADLKEIGVKDTGIQTGGKGSQVKLNPR from the coding sequence GTGGCAGTATTCATCAATGAACAAATTAAAGCATCCGAGGTGGTGCTGACTGGACTCAGAGGCGAGAATTTAGGCATTGTCTCCAGAGAGGAGGCGCTGGCTATGGCCCGGTCTGAAAAAGCGGACTTGGTCTGCACCTCGCTGATGAGCAGTCCCCCGCCCTGCAGCCTGGTTTCGAAGGGAACAGGAAAAACGGCCGCTAAGAAGAACGCGGCAGCGCATAAGACGGACGCAGGGCGGGGAACAGGAGGCAGCGGCAAGGAGAAGGTCAAAGAGCTTCGCTTCACCGCTTATATTGAGGAGCATGATTACGACACGAAGCTCCGCCAGGCGGACAAGCATCTGCGCTCCGGCAAACCGGTACAATTGGTCGTAAAAGCATCCGGCGCCAAAGAAGGGCTCGCTGCCAAGGCTGTGCTTGAACGCCTTTTGGCCGATCTAAAGGAGATCGGAGTGAAGGACACCGGCATCCAGACGGGTGGCAAAGGCTCGCAGGTGAAATTAAATCCGCGCTGA
- a CDS encoding DUF421 domain-containing protein — protein sequence MRKLRYSMDSLDQALRGKGIFNIEEVEYAVLEDNGTVSVLKKDEHQYVTKKDMKLHSHKQAFPVELIMDGILIEENLKNNGLTREWLDSELKRRGKQLADVFYGVRGTRQQLIFDFYEDGVTKPIDKE from the coding sequence ATGAGAAAACTAAGATATTCTATGGATTCTTTGGATCAAGCCTTGAGGGGAAAAGGGATTTTTAACATTGAGGAAGTGGAGTATGCCGTTCTCGAAGATAACGGGACGGTGTCGGTATTAAAGAAGGACGAGCACCAATATGTAACCAAAAAGGATATGAAACTTCATTCGCACAAGCAAGCTTTTCCGGTGGAATTGATCATGGACGGAATACTCATCGAAGAAAATTTGAAGAATAACGGATTGACCAGGGAATGGCTGGATTCGGAGTTGAAACGCAGGGGAAAGCAGTTAGCGGACGTATTCTACGGGGTAAGGGGAACCCGGCAACAGCTCATCTTTGATTTCTACGAAGATGGCGTCACGAAACCGATTGATAAAGAGTGA
- a CDS encoding diacylglycerol/lipid kinase family protein → MSPSYSQVSHQEALEHVRNVEGILRDKGYEVMVNETAKERDATLFCMTACEEGYDLVVSIGGDGTLHETINGLSGQDYLPKLGIVPLGTVNDFARALQIPQDPEQAIRTLTSSRVQTIDIGRLNDRLFINVVAAGSLAESVSSVSSEDKSRLGALGMGR, encoded by the coding sequence ATGAGCCCTTCGTATTCTCAGGTAAGTCACCAAGAAGCGCTTGAGCATGTTAGAAACGTAGAGGGGATTCTCCGGGATAAAGGATACGAGGTTATGGTCAATGAAACTGCAAAAGAACGGGATGCCACCCTTTTTTGTATGACTGCGTGCGAGGAAGGTTATGACCTGGTCGTTTCCATCGGCGGGGATGGCACGCTTCACGAAACAATTAACGGGCTCAGCGGTCAGGACTATCTCCCGAAGCTTGGCATCGTTCCTCTTGGGACGGTCAATGATTTTGCCCGGGCCTTGCAAATTCCGCAGGACCCGGAACAGGCGATCCGGACACTCACTTCTTCCAGAGTACAAACCATAGATATCGGCCGATTGAACGACCGGTTGTTCATTAATGTGGTTGCCGCTGGCTCACTCGCTGAATCGGTGTCTTCCGTATCATCAGAGGATAAATCAAGACTTGGCGCTTTAGGTATGGGAAGGTGA
- a CDS encoding VOC family protein, with amino-acid sequence MIKILIEKGTLVWYYGEKYLVKWRCVKLNQQAKGKIENSLTVLLVSDLEQSKSYYQNALGCEVTEWWAVRDDFGLGFKLIVVAQV; translated from the coding sequence TTGATTAAAATTTTAATTGAAAAGGGAACATTAGTTTGGTATTATGGTGAAAAATACCTTGTGAAATGGCGGTGTGTAAAGCTGAACCAACAAGCCAAAGGGAAAATCGAAAACAGCTTGACTGTTCTATTAGTGTCTGACCTGGAACAATCAAAGTCATATTATCAAAATGCATTAGGTTGTGAAGTTACGGAATGGTGGGCAGTTAGAGATGATTTCGGTTTAGGCTTTAAATTGATAGTTGTGGCTCAGGTCTGA
- a CDS encoding Fic family protein — MTTYLFAYEHFDTTEGRLVYKPNLNPFDYEIYQLILEAERNIGALARLGLKSHPLKPTILRNSLVRTAHFTTKIEQNKLEYKEVEQLYQNYKRNPITIKQKAQLEVKNVFETYEFIYSLDPSKDFSDMDEPVLKKIQHTLMNDLTGYPEGYRNIPVALQDGDGHVSYQPPAFNEVPRLMQAYFSWLYTSVTGFMNPYETEKVNPEKKVHPLIISGVTHHLIGYIHPFPDGNGRTARAFSTLVGLIHTDLATIKDAFSVEEFFDKRIEDYYDTLMTATQGDLQPFIVFYLECVNASLTKVLKELQRYDRIKHIRELLGKGHAKTMFELISRMEDGEIFHRQLFDDILEASPSSIAKNISKLKDLGVIKSGHSRGEYIVCIVD, encoded by the coding sequence ATGACGACATACTTATTTGCCTATGAGCACTTTGATACTACAGAAGGACGTCTAGTCTATAAACCTAATCTCAATCCCTTTGACTATGAAATATACCAGCTTATCCTAGAAGCAGAGCGAAATATAGGGGCATTAGCTAGACTTGGATTAAAAAGCCATCCATTAAAGCCTACAATCCTGCGTAACTCTTTAGTTAGAACAGCCCATTTCACAACTAAAATTGAACAGAATAAACTGGAATACAAAGAGGTAGAGCAACTCTATCAAAATTACAAGAGAAACCCAATTACTATAAAACAAAAGGCACAATTAGAAGTTAAGAACGTCTTTGAAACCTATGAATTTATATACAGTTTAGATCCAAGCAAAGATTTTTCGGACATGGATGAACCTGTATTAAAAAAAATCCAACACACTTTAATGAACGACTTAACCGGTTATCCAGAAGGTTATAGAAATATACCGGTAGCACTTCAAGATGGTGATGGGCATGTTAGTTATCAACCTCCTGCATTTAATGAAGTCCCACGGCTTATGCAAGCCTACTTTTCCTGGCTATACACTAGTGTTACCGGATTTATGAATCCCTATGAAACGGAAAAAGTAAATCCCGAAAAGAAAGTGCATCCTCTGATCATCTCTGGGGTCACCCATCATTTAATAGGGTATATCCACCCGTTTCCTGACGGTAATGGAAGAACAGCTCGGGCATTCTCAACTTTGGTTGGCTTAATTCATACCGACCTCGCTACAATCAAGGATGCATTTAGTGTTGAAGAATTCTTTGATAAAAGAATCGAGGATTATTACGACACGCTTATGACTGCAACCCAAGGTGACCTACAACCTTTCATTGTATTTTATCTTGAATGTGTTAATGCATCTCTTACCAAAGTTCTCAAAGAACTCCAACGTTACGATAGAATAAAACATATTCGTGAACTATTGGGAAAAGGACATGCTAAAACTATGTTCGAGTTGATTAGCAGGATGGAAGACGGAGAAATATTTCATAGACAACTGTTTGATGATATCCTTGAGGCCTCACCCTCAAGTATTGCAAAAAACATTTCAAAGCTTAAAGATTTGGGTGTTATAAAGTCAGGGCATAGCCGAGGAGAATATATCGTTTGCATCGTGGATTAA
- a CDS encoding histidine phosphatase family protein, with translation MNPSILDSLRQGGYILYVRHGEATAGEDRPNLDLRDCSTQRNLSGEGRRQAAAFGEAFLRLQIPVQSPVLAGPLCRTKETAELAFGKENIQTDPFWIRIYRLSGDVTPSE, from the coding sequence GTGAACCCGTCGATCCTGGATTCGCTTCGCCAAGGCGGATATATTCTGTATGTCAGGCATGGCGAAGCAACCGCAGGAGAAGACCGGCCCAATCTTGATCTGAGGGATTGTTCCACGCAGAGAAATCTTTCAGGAGAAGGCCGAAGACAAGCTGCCGCTTTTGGGGAGGCATTTCTCAGGCTGCAAATTCCCGTTCAATCTCCGGTTCTGGCAGGTCCTTTATGTCGTACAAAGGAAACGGCGGAGCTGGCTTTTGGGAAAGAAAATATTCAGACCGATCCCTTCTGGATTAGAATTTATCGATTAAGCGGTGACGTCACCCCTTCCGAGTGA
- a CDS encoding amidase family protein, with protein sequence MIIQTLVHLSNSPTNYSDVPADSPYAGAIGALTKAGIMNGSGNGKFGFGSKLTKADAEVLNQRLTQYLQLSSVTANSVQGLSISQIQKGIKTGAFTCQQLISAYTTRIEAYDQQGPKLNAIINMNPQAMAQAAALDMEQSSGLPMRAAQCVPVVVKDVINTKEMPTTNGSVLFKDWVPDSNATVIDRLEEQGAIILAKSNLDDFAASVYGISSLQGPMKNPYDLERTVGGSSGGSAVAIAAQYAPLAIGTDTGGSLRIPAALTGVVTIRPTMGLVSQHGIFPRAITQDAAGPLAASVKDAAIGLDLIAGYDPADPMTARSVGEIPEEGYASFAKGGRLDGVKIGLVTGGLAIWGDQPNGPVVALLRQAANDIRALGGHVVEITGPGKDLLGSSSVITFESARDVNQFLSEQGSSVPVKSFKELYDSGQYSKYAKESYDREIKVDPAALSDNIGYQRSLAMRTKLQDWTLDTMAKNGFAAIAYPSSAQLADLIGKEQAGLFSRWSENTGFPAISVPMGYAASKTGTSMPANIEFLGRAFDESGIIHIASAYEQSTKKRVAPPLPAITTAP encoded by the coding sequence ATGATCATTCAAACACTTGTTCACCTAAGCAATTCACCTACAAATTACTCGGATGTGCCGGCTGACAGTCCGTATGCAGGTGCTATCGGAGCCTTAACCAAAGCTGGGATAATGAATGGTTCGGGAAATGGGAAGTTCGGCTTCGGCAGCAAGCTGACCAAAGCAGATGCAGAGGTGCTGAACCAACGCTTAACCCAGTATCTTCAGCTCTCTTCCGTCACGGCGAATTCGGTTCAGGGATTATCGATTTCTCAAATTCAAAAAGGCATCAAAACAGGCGCATTCACCTGTCAACAACTAATAAGCGCTTATACGACCCGGATTGAAGCCTATGATCAACAAGGGCCTAAGCTTAATGCCATTATTAATATGAATCCACAGGCAATGGCCCAGGCGGCCGCACTTGACATGGAACAGAGTTCGGGTCTGCCGATGCGTGCGGCCCAATGCGTTCCGGTAGTGGTCAAAGATGTCATCAATACGAAGGAAATGCCTACGACTAACGGGTCCGTCCTTTTTAAGGACTGGGTACCGGATAGCAACGCTACCGTCATTGACCGATTGGAGGAGCAAGGAGCGATCATCCTTGCAAAGAGCAATTTGGATGATTTTGCCGCTTCGGTTTACGGCATATCCAGTCTCCAAGGCCCCATGAAGAACCCTTACGATCTTGAGCGTACCGTCGGAGGCTCATCCGGAGGCAGCGCAGTGGCGATTGCCGCGCAATACGCTCCCCTTGCGATCGGCACGGATACGGGAGGGTCGCTCCGCATACCTGCAGCCTTGACCGGGGTTGTCACCATTCGGCCCACTATGGGTTTGGTAAGCCAACATGGCATATTCCCGCGGGCGATTACGCAGGATGCAGCCGGACCGCTCGCCGCGAGCGTTAAAGATGCGGCCATCGGGCTGGACCTCATAGCTGGCTATGACCCTGCTGACCCTATGACTGCCCGCAGCGTTGGAGAGATTCCTGAAGAAGGTTATGCCTCTTTCGCCAAGGGCGGTCGTCTGGACGGAGTCAAGATCGGTCTTGTAACCGGTGGCTTGGCAATATGGGGTGACCAACCCAATGGGCCGGTTGTTGCTCTGCTGCGTCAAGCCGCCAATGATATCCGAGCCTTAGGCGGCCATGTCGTTGAAATCACCGGACCCGGCAAAGATCTGCTCGGCTCGTCATCCGTAATCACTTTCGAATCGGCCCGGGATGTGAACCAGTTCCTTTCGGAACAAGGCAGCAGCGTTCCTGTGAAGTCATTCAAAGAATTATACGATTCGGGTCAATATAGCAAGTACGCCAAAGAATCTTACGACCGTGAGATTAAGGTTGATCCTGCGGCCCTCTCCGATAATATAGGCTATCAGCGTTCACTCGCCATGCGGACGAAGCTGCAGGACTGGACGCTCGATACCATGGCTAAAAACGGATTTGCAGCGATCGCCTATCCTTCGTCGGCTCAGTTGGCTGACCTGATCGGTAAAGAACAGGCCGGCTTGTTCAGCAGATGGAGCGAGAATACAGGCTTCCCGGCGATCAGCGTTCCGATGGGCTATGCCGCTTCCAAGACGGGGACATCCATGCCAGCGAATATCGAATTCCTCGGCCGGGCGTTTGACGAATCCGGAATTATCCACATTGCAAGTGCATATGAACAGTCTACAAAGAAAAGAGTAGCTCCGCCTCTGCCGGCAATCACAACTGCTCCATAG
- a CDS encoding VOC family protein encodes MSEHQQSTEVSKANSPIKNKVGSIFVPVRDIERSRSWYCRVLGLNEADCEILSGHLCPLPMEGTGIILDTMPKWGGDEPGGAPSIKTPAFMLLTDNLQGSFDYMKELDAELVTEIEHGHWFVVKDPDGNKLMICGE; translated from the coding sequence ATGAGCGAACATCAGCAGTCCACAGAAGTTTCAAAGGCTAACAGCCCGATCAAGAATAAGGTCGGAAGTATTTTTGTTCCGGTTCGGGATATCGAGAGGTCCCGCAGCTGGTACTGCCGGGTTTTGGGGTTGAATGAAGCAGACTGCGAAATCCTTTCAGGCCACTTATGCCCGCTGCCGATGGAAGGAACCGGGATCATTCTTGATACGATGCCGAAGTGGGGAGGAGACGAACCGGGCGGAGCCCCGTCCATCAAGACCCCTGCCTTTATGTTGTTGACGGATAATCTGCAAGGTTCATTTGACTATATGAAAGAGCTCGACGCGGAGCTTGTTACAGAAATCGAACATGGCCATTGGTTCGTGGTGAAAGACCCGGATGGTAACAAATTGATGATTTGCGGGGAGTGA